From Myotis daubentonii chromosome 15, mMyoDau2.1, whole genome shotgun sequence, one genomic window encodes:
- the LRFN1 gene encoding leucine-rich repeat and fibronectin type III domain-containing protein 1 isoform X1: MAPGPFSSMLLLPPPAALSFLLLLWAGASRGQPCPGRCICQNVAPTLTMLCAKTGLLFVPPAIDRRVVELRLTDNFIAAIRRRDFANMTSLVHLTLSRNTIGQVAAGAFADLRALRALHLDSNRLAEVRGDQLRGLGNLRHLILGNNQIRRVESAAFDAFLSTVEDLDLSYNNLEALPWEAVGQMVNLNTLTLDHNLIDHIAEGTFVQLHKLVRLDMTSNRLHKLPPDGLFLRSQGPGPKPPTPLTVSFGGNPLHCNCELLWLRRLTREDDLETCATPEHLTDRYFWSIPEEEFLCEPPLITRQAGGRALVVEGQAVSLRCRAVGDPEPVVHWVAPDGRLLGNSSRTRVRGDGTLDVTITTLRDSGTFTCIASNAAGEATAPVEVCVVPLPLMAPPPAAPPPLTEPGSSDIATPSRPGANESAAERRLVAAELTSNSVLIRWPAQRPVPGIRMYQVQYNSSADDSLVYRMIPSTSQTFLVNDLAAGRAYDLCVLAVYDDGATALPATRVVGCVQFTTAGDPAPCRPLRAHFLGGTMIIAIGGVIVASVLVFIVLLMIRYKVYGDGDGRRVKGASRSPPRVSHVCSQTNGAGAPQAPPPAPECYVALREEASPAAAALAVEAKTTVVETAASADPEAVFGRSLGGSATSLCLLPSEETSGEEPRAAVGPPRSRSGALRPPASAPSTLALVPGGAPARPRPQQRYSFDGDYGVLFQSHSYPRRARRTKRHRSTPHLDVAGGGVAGEDGELGLGSVRARLAFTSTEWMLESTV, from the exons ATGGCTCCCGGCCCCTTCTCCTCTATGCTGCTCTTGCCACCACCTGCAGCCCTGTCTTTTTTGCTGCTACTCTGGGCAGGGGCATCTCGTGGCCAGCCCTGTCCTGGCCGCTGCATCTGCCAGAATGTGGCGCCCACGCTGACCATGCTGTGCGCCAAGACTGGCTTGCTCTTTGTGCCGCCAGCCATTGACCGGCGTGTGGTGGAACTGAGGCTCACAGACAACTTCATTGCGGCCATCCGCCGCCGAGACTTCGCCAACATGACCAGCCTGGTGCACCTCACCCTCTCCCGTAATACCATCGGCCAAGTGGCAGCTGGCGCCTTTGCTGACCTCCGTGCCCTCCGGGCTCTGCACCTTGACAGCAACCGCCTGGCCGAGGTGCGTGGCGACCAGCTCCGCGGCTTGGGCAACCTCCGTCACCTGATCCTTGGCAACAACCAGATCCGCCGGGTGGAGTCGGCGGCCTTCGATGCCTTCCTGTCCACTGTGGAGGACCTGGATCTGTCCTACAACAACCTcgaggccctgccctgggaggcCGTAGGCCAGATGGTGAACCTGAACACCCTCACGCTGGACCACAATCTCATCGACCACATCGCTGAAGGTACCTTCGTGCAGCTTCACAAACTGGTTCGCCTGGACATGACCTCCAACCGCCTCCATAAACTGCCCCCTGATGGGCTCTTCCTGAGGTCCCAAGGCCCGGGGCCCAAGCCGCCCACGCCACTCACGGTTAGCTTTGGTGGCAACCCCCTGCATTGCAACTGCGAGCTGCTCTGGCTGCGGCGGCTGACCAGGGAGGATGACTTGGAAACGTGTGCCACCCCTGAGCACCTCACTGACCGCTACTTTTGGTCCATCCCTGAGGAGGAGTTCCTGTGCGAACCCCCGCTGATCACACGGCAGGCGGGGGGCCGGGCCCTCGTGGTGGAGGGCCAGGCAGTCAGCCTGCGGTGCCGTGCTGTGGGGGACCCTGAGCCGGTGGTGCATTGGGTGGCACCTGATGGGCGGTTGCTGGGGAACTCTAGCCGGACCCGGGTCCGGGGGGATGGGACGCTGGATGTAACTATCACCACCTTGCGGGACAGTGGTACCTTCACTTGCATCGCCTCCAATGCCGCTGGAGAAGCCACGGCGCCCGTGGAGGTGTGCGTGGTGCCTCTCCCTCTGATGGCGCCCCCGCCGGCTGCCCCGCCGCCCCTCACTGAGCCTGGCTCCTCTGACATTGCCACGCCTAGCCGACCTGGTGCCAATGAATCTGCTGCTGAACGCCGGCTGGTGGCGGCGGAGCTCACCTCCAACTCTGTGCTCATCCGCTGGCCAGCGCAGAGGCCGGTGCCTGGCATCCGCATGTACCAAGTCCAGTACAACAGCTCCGCTGATGACTCCCTTGTCTACAG GATGatcccctccaccagccagacCTTCCTGGTGAATGATCTGGCGGCGGGCCGCGCCTATGATCTGTGCGTGCTGGCGGTCTACGACGATGGTGCCACAGCGCTGCCAGCCACGCGAGTGGTGGGCTGCGTGCAGTTTACCACGGCTGGGGATCCCGCGCCCTGCCGCCCGCTGAGGGCCCACTTCTTGGGCGGCACCATGATCATTGCCATCGGGGGTGTCATCGTTGCCTCGGTCCTCGTCTTCATCGTTCTGCTCATGATCCGCTACAAGGTCTATGGCGACGGAGATGGCCGTCGTGTCAAGGGCGCCTCTAGGTCACCCCCGCGGGTCAGCCACGTGTGCTCGCAAACCAATGGTGCAGGGGCGCCGCAGGCCCCACCGCCAGCGCCAGAATGCTACGTGGCATTACGCGAGGAGGCGTCCCCGGCTGCGGCAGCCCTGGCGGTGGAAGCAAAGACCACGGTGGTAGAGACGGCAGCTTCCGCAGACCCAGAGGCCGTCTTTGGACGCTCCCTGGGTGGCTCGGCCACCTCGCTGTGTCTCCTGCCATCGGAGGAAACCTCTGGGGAGGAGCCTCGGGCCGCTGTGGGTCCTCCGAGGAGCCGTTCTGGGGCCTTGAGGCCGCCGGCTTCAGCGCCCTCCACTCTAGCTCTGGTTCCTGGGGGGGCACCCGCTCGGCCTCGGCCACAGCAGCGTTACTCGTTTGACGGGGACTATGGGGTGCTCTTCCAGAGCCACAGTTACCCGCGCCGCGCCCGGCGGACAAAGCGCCACCGGTCCACCCCGCACCTGGACGTGGCTGGAGGGGGCGTGGCCGGGGAGGacggggagctggggctgggctccGTCCGGGCGCGCCTGGCCTTCACCAGCACCGAGTGGATGCTGGAGAGTACCGTGTGA
- the LRFN1 gene encoding leucine-rich repeat and fibronectin type III domain-containing protein 1 isoform X2 → MAPGPFSSMLLLPPPAALSFLLLLWAGASRGQPCPGRCICQNVAPTLTMLCAKTGLLFVPPAIDRRVVELRLTDNFIAAIRRRDFANMTSLVHLTLSRNTIGQVAAGAFADLRALRALHLDSNRLAEVRGDQLRGLGNLRHLILGNNQIRRVESAAFDAFLSTVEDLDLSYNNLEALPWEAVGQMVNLNTLTLDHNLIDHIAEGTFVQLHKLVRLDMTSNRLHKLPPDGLFLRSQGPGPKPPTPLTVSFGGNPLHCNCELLWLRRLTREDDLETCATPEHLTDRYFWSIPEEEFLCEPPLITRQAGGRALVVEGQAVSLRCRAVGDPEPVVHWVAPDGRLLGNSSRTRVRGDGTLDVTITTLRDSGTFTCIASNAAGEATAPVEVCVVPLPLMAPPPAAPPPLTEPGSSDIATPSRPGANESAAERRLVAAELTSNSVLIRWPAQRPVPGIRMYQVQYNSSADDSLVYRERNKRNPSLSERGD, encoded by the exons ATGGCTCCCGGCCCCTTCTCCTCTATGCTGCTCTTGCCACCACCTGCAGCCCTGTCTTTTTTGCTGCTACTCTGGGCAGGGGCATCTCGTGGCCAGCCCTGTCCTGGCCGCTGCATCTGCCAGAATGTGGCGCCCACGCTGACCATGCTGTGCGCCAAGACTGGCTTGCTCTTTGTGCCGCCAGCCATTGACCGGCGTGTGGTGGAACTGAGGCTCACAGACAACTTCATTGCGGCCATCCGCCGCCGAGACTTCGCCAACATGACCAGCCTGGTGCACCTCACCCTCTCCCGTAATACCATCGGCCAAGTGGCAGCTGGCGCCTTTGCTGACCTCCGTGCCCTCCGGGCTCTGCACCTTGACAGCAACCGCCTGGCCGAGGTGCGTGGCGACCAGCTCCGCGGCTTGGGCAACCTCCGTCACCTGATCCTTGGCAACAACCAGATCCGCCGGGTGGAGTCGGCGGCCTTCGATGCCTTCCTGTCCACTGTGGAGGACCTGGATCTGTCCTACAACAACCTcgaggccctgccctgggaggcCGTAGGCCAGATGGTGAACCTGAACACCCTCACGCTGGACCACAATCTCATCGACCACATCGCTGAAGGTACCTTCGTGCAGCTTCACAAACTGGTTCGCCTGGACATGACCTCCAACCGCCTCCATAAACTGCCCCCTGATGGGCTCTTCCTGAGGTCCCAAGGCCCGGGGCCCAAGCCGCCCACGCCACTCACGGTTAGCTTTGGTGGCAACCCCCTGCATTGCAACTGCGAGCTGCTCTGGCTGCGGCGGCTGACCAGGGAGGATGACTTGGAAACGTGTGCCACCCCTGAGCACCTCACTGACCGCTACTTTTGGTCCATCCCTGAGGAGGAGTTCCTGTGCGAACCCCCGCTGATCACACGGCAGGCGGGGGGCCGGGCCCTCGTGGTGGAGGGCCAGGCAGTCAGCCTGCGGTGCCGTGCTGTGGGGGACCCTGAGCCGGTGGTGCATTGGGTGGCACCTGATGGGCGGTTGCTGGGGAACTCTAGCCGGACCCGGGTCCGGGGGGATGGGACGCTGGATGTAACTATCACCACCTTGCGGGACAGTGGTACCTTCACTTGCATCGCCTCCAATGCCGCTGGAGAAGCCACGGCGCCCGTGGAGGTGTGCGTGGTGCCTCTCCCTCTGATGGCGCCCCCGCCGGCTGCCCCGCCGCCCCTCACTGAGCCTGGCTCCTCTGACATTGCCACGCCTAGCCGACCTGGTGCCAATGAATCTGCTGCTGAACGCCGGCTGGTGGCGGCGGAGCTCACCTCCAACTCTGTGCTCATCCGCTGGCCAGCGCAGAGGCCGGTGCCTGGCATCCGCATGTACCAAGTCCAGTACAACAGCTCCGCTGATGACTCCCTTGTCTACAG ggaaaggAACAAGAGGAATCCTAGTCTCTCTGAGAGGGgagattaa